From the Acidobacteriota bacterium genome, one window contains:
- a CDS encoding acyl-CoA dehydrogenase family protein produces the protein MASATTGTMARGGSWLIEETAPASVMTPEKITEEHQLIRQAASEFIAGEVMPANERLEQKDWALQRELIKKCGGLGLFGTNVPETYGGVDLDKISTLVVSEEIAVHASFGATFGAQANLTILPIFMFGTEAQKQKYLPGLISGDMAGAYCLSESGAGSDALGAKTRAMKQADGSFVMSGEKMWITNGGFADVFVVFAKVDGEHFTAFIVERQWPGVSSGKEEHKLGLHASSTTPVILQDVKVPADAVLGEIGKGHKVAFNVLNFGRFKLGAMCSGGARAAIGEAAKYAVSRKQFGVSIATFGAIKHKLGEMTARQYALESMMYRTAGLIDQRMAGAVDKKADDPAPMLQALEEFAVEASIAKVLGSETVDYILDENLQIHGGNGFVRDYPAEGHYRDARVNRIFEGTNEINRLLIPGMLMKKALKGELPLLAAAKQLQDEIMSPSMAIPEASDEPLTDEARACGVFKKVVLLVAGTAMQRYGTKLEQEQEVLSYLADTLIDTYAAESAVLRAQDAAARKVANADAHADAARITTNEAAGRIELAARSCLAAMAEGDTLRTQLAALRRLMKVTPVNTVTMRRRLADATAAKGGYLFS, from the coding sequence ATGGCAAGCGCGACGACGGGGACGATGGCACGGGGCGGTTCGTGGCTGATTGAAGAGACGGCGCCGGCTTCGGTGATGACACCCGAGAAGATCACCGAAGAACACCAGCTGATTCGCCAGGCCGCCTCGGAGTTCATCGCCGGCGAGGTGATGCCGGCCAACGAGCGCCTGGAACAGAAGGACTGGGCACTGCAACGAGAGCTCATCAAGAAGTGCGGCGGGCTGGGCCTGTTCGGCACCAACGTTCCCGAAACCTATGGCGGCGTCGACCTCGACAAGATCTCGACGTTGGTCGTGTCCGAGGAGATCGCCGTGCATGCCTCGTTTGGCGCCACTTTCGGGGCGCAGGCCAACCTCACCATTCTGCCGATCTTCATGTTCGGCACCGAAGCGCAGAAGCAGAAGTACCTGCCGGGGCTGATCTCGGGTGACATGGCCGGCGCCTACTGCCTGAGTGAGTCCGGGGCTGGCTCTGACGCGCTTGGCGCGAAAACGCGGGCCATGAAGCAGGCCGACGGCAGTTTCGTGATGTCCGGCGAGAAGATGTGGATCACCAACGGCGGCTTCGCCGACGTGTTTGTCGTGTTTGCCAAGGTCGACGGGGAACACTTCACCGCCTTCATCGTCGAACGCCAGTGGCCCGGCGTCTCGAGCGGCAAGGAAGAGCACAAGCTCGGCCTGCACGCCTCCTCGACGACCCCGGTCATCCTGCAGGACGTGAAGGTGCCGGCCGACGCGGTGCTCGGCGAGATCGGCAAGGGCCACAAGGTGGCCTTCAACGTGCTCAACTTCGGCCGCTTCAAGCTGGGCGCCATGTGCTCGGGCGGCGCGCGCGCGGCGATCGGCGAGGCCGCCAAGTACGCGGTGTCGCGCAAGCAGTTCGGGGTCTCGATCGCGACGTTCGGCGCGATCAAGCACAAGCTGGGCGAGATGACGGCGCGGCAGTACGCGCTCGAAAGCATGATGTACCGGACCGCCGGGCTGATCGACCAGCGCATGGCCGGCGCGGTCGACAAGAAGGCCGACGACCCGGCGCCGATGCTGCAGGCGCTCGAGGAGTTCGCGGTCGAAGCGTCGATCGCCAAGGTGCTCGGCAGCGAAACCGTGGATTACATCCTCGACGAGAACCTGCAGATTCACGGCGGCAACGGCTTCGTGCGCGACTATCCCGCCGAAGGCCACTACCGCGATGCCCGCGTCAACCGCATCTTCGAGGGCACCAACGAGATCAACCGCCTGCTGATCCCCGGCATGCTGATGAAGAAGGCGCTGAAGGGCGAGTTGCCGCTGCTGGCGGCCGCCAAGCAGCTGCAGGACGAGATCATGAGCCCGTCGATGGCGATTCCGGAGGCGTCGGACGAGCCGCTGACAGACGAGGCGCGCGCCTGCGGCGTCTTCAAGAAGGTGGTGCTGCTCGTGGCAGGCACCGCGATGCAGCGCTACGGCACCAAGCTCGAGCAGGAGCAGGAGGTGTTGAGCTACCTCGCCGACACCCTGATCGACACGTATGCGGCCGAGAGCGCGGTCCTGCGGGCACAGGACGCCGCCGCGCGCAAGGTCGCAAACGCCGACGCGCATGCCGATGCCGCGCGGATCACCACCAACGAAGCGGCCGGACGCATCGAGCTGGCGGCCCGCAGCTGCCTCGCGGCGATGGCCGAAGGCGACACCCTGCGCACGCAGCTGGCGGCGCTGCGCCGGTTGATGAAGGTGACGCCCGTGAACACCGTGACCATGCGCCGGCGCCTGGCCGATGCCACCGCCGCCAAGGGCGGGTACTTGTTCAGTTAG
- a CDS encoding glycosyltransferase, producing MRRSRVLYVTSRERTYARNQTLVRALEHHAEVEVIAPAGDGRGAQRRVAYAWGLVRVIISVLVRALHPTRRRDTLVVGFLAQPLTVALRPFWRGRFVADAMVSVYDTVCGDKQLAAPDSTLGRLARWLDSYLVRHADVLIFDTQAHREYFQTLLGALPSSVIVPVGSRRLSPARSATTPSDRLQVVFAGSYVPLQGARVIAAAARLLKNDPIDVTMIGTGQEFDEVVAMARQGDLPNVHFVGWITLAALDDWYHRADVILGIFGPTDKAQRVIPNKVFEALSIGRPVITSDTAAIRELFVPGRDLICCAANDPASLADAIRWAAAHRAELQAIADAGQAAFEQRASDSALAAALQPVFGQAG from the coding sequence ATGCGTCGTAGCCGCGTGCTCTACGTGACCAGCCGGGAACGGACCTACGCTCGCAACCAGACGCTCGTCCGCGCCCTCGAACACCATGCCGAGGTCGAGGTGATCGCGCCGGCTGGAGACGGGCGCGGCGCGCAACGGCGCGTGGCGTACGCCTGGGGGCTGGTCCGCGTCATCATCAGCGTCCTGGTCCGTGCCCTGCACCCGACCCGCCGCCGGGACACGCTGGTGGTCGGGTTTCTCGCCCAGCCACTGACCGTCGCCCTCAGGCCTTTCTGGCGTGGACGGTTCGTCGCCGATGCCATGGTCTCGGTGTACGACACGGTCTGTGGAGACAAGCAGCTGGCGGCCCCGGATTCCACCCTGGGCCGCCTCGCCCGCTGGCTTGACTCGTACCTCGTTCGCCATGCGGACGTGCTGATCTTCGATACGCAGGCTCACCGCGAGTACTTCCAGACGCTCCTCGGCGCCCTGCCGTCATCAGTCATCGTCCCGGTCGGGTCCCGGCGGCTCAGTCCCGCCCGCAGCGCCACGACCCCCTCGGATCGGCTGCAGGTCGTGTTCGCAGGCTCCTATGTGCCCCTGCAGGGGGCGCGCGTGATCGCCGCGGCGGCGCGGTTGCTGAAGAACGATCCGATCGACGTCACGATGATTGGCACCGGGCAGGAGTTCGACGAGGTGGTCGCCATGGCGCGGCAGGGTGACCTGCCGAACGTGCACTTCGTGGGGTGGATCACCCTGGCCGCCCTGGACGACTGGTATCACCGCGCGGACGTCATTCTCGGGATCTTCGGGCCCACGGACAAGGCGCAGCGCGTCATCCCCAACAAGGTCTTCGAAGCGCTGTCGATCGGACGGCCGGTCATTACGAGCGATACGGCGGCCATCCGGGAACTGTTCGTCCCGGGCCGCGACCTGATCTGCTGCGCCGCCAACGACCCGGCGTCGCTGGCCGATGCCATCCGGTGGGCGGCTGCGCACCGAGCGGAGCTGCAGGCGATCGCGGACGCGGGTCAGGCAGCCTTCGAGCAACGCGCGTCCGACTCCGCCCTGGCTGCGGCCCTTCAGCCGGTGTTTGGGCAGGCTGGATGA
- a CDS encoding sulfatase-like hydrolase/transferase, whose translation MTGAVIGIARLLNATYFVGTCVYCLLSYSSFAYAQFIKPQLVGWIPDVAATHHQWFWLTVLITTPTLVPALRRGTSTQRVVAAIYLGANVCLGVWLLVNPVLLLAGPNSRTLLLAMLCLVPPFALAVVDHLTAVRPALQPIEPSRLFRGAATAAIAVWLAYVWLIPWYIPRTVGVELSWAALLLAVVVSLLSHLMVFALIYLIAAAAVALAALLRRPQAEYWTLAALCAGALAFVFHRVVASALSFQSAESWVLSGGLSGLFVAIWSGVAWQQTVRGGDASPDAVDLWFRPIANRFLVVPGLILLPLIALALRTAVAHFDWNFLLQKLGVTLVWALALGWASLALPRLARIVPPLSRRTCDRLAVAMVLVGLAAAPAATRVARWSGEATLDPEFVLDRFSALDGSYQLLRSLLKTNAGADADLYRFLKAHSTLGRISASPVDVNFVDAFHATATPPPHVFLFIVDSLRRDYLSPYNAAVTFTPATQAFAAESVVFERAFSRYGATGLSVPALWTGGMMLHKQYIEPFSPMNTLEKLLDGAGYRRFMSDDHLVNLFRPTPATTLLDQQIDEMDHTVCATVSELQSRLDATTGDPRPIFAMTRPLQLHTARLIRDPATPASAYPGFVPGYAAQVSAMDRCFGGFIGYLKQTGRYDRSVVILTSDHGESLGEDGRWGHAYTLYPEVVQIPLIIHLPPALRSAMTAEPSAVSLSTDVTPTLYALAGQPPRDLGDLYGVPLFTPAGQAPPVRRRDSFLLSSSYGPVYALLRHNGRSLYIADAVQGMDLAFEMRADGRLERQTMTDVIRTVNRRLMRDHIGQIAAEYRFTPAP comes from the coding sequence ATGACGGGCGCAGTGATCGGCATCGCACGCTTGCTGAATGCCACCTACTTCGTCGGCACCTGTGTCTATTGCCTCCTGAGCTACAGCTCGTTTGCGTACGCGCAGTTCATCAAGCCTCAACTGGTCGGCTGGATTCCGGACGTGGCCGCGACGCACCACCAATGGTTCTGGCTGACGGTGCTGATCACCACGCCAACGCTGGTTCCCGCCCTGCGGCGAGGCACGTCCACCCAGCGGGTGGTGGCGGCGATCTACCTTGGCGCAAACGTGTGTCTTGGCGTCTGGCTGCTCGTCAACCCGGTATTGCTGCTCGCAGGACCCAATTCCCGCACGCTGCTGCTGGCCATGCTCTGCCTGGTCCCGCCATTCGCGCTCGCCGTGGTCGACCACCTCACGGCGGTCCGGCCGGCGTTGCAGCCAATCGAGCCGTCGCGGCTGTTCAGGGGCGCCGCGACCGCAGCCATCGCGGTCTGGCTCGCATACGTGTGGTTGATTCCCTGGTACATTCCGCGAACGGTCGGCGTGGAGTTGTCGTGGGCCGCGCTGCTGCTGGCGGTCGTGGTCTCGCTGTTGTCGCACCTGATGGTGTTTGCGCTCATCTACCTGATCGCGGCTGCCGCCGTCGCGCTGGCGGCGCTGCTACGACGGCCGCAGGCGGAGTACTGGACGCTGGCGGCGCTCTGTGCCGGCGCATTGGCTTTCGTGTTTCACCGCGTGGTCGCGTCGGCGCTGTCGTTCCAGTCGGCCGAGTCGTGGGTGCTGTCTGGCGGTCTCAGCGGGTTGTTCGTCGCCATCTGGTCCGGCGTGGCCTGGCAACAGACGGTGCGGGGCGGCGATGCTTCCCCGGATGCGGTGGACCTGTGGTTCCGCCCGATCGCCAACCGCTTCCTGGTCGTCCCTGGCCTCATCCTGTTGCCGCTGATCGCGTTGGCGCTCAGGACCGCGGTCGCGCATTTTGACTGGAACTTCCTGTTGCAGAAGCTTGGTGTCACGCTGGTCTGGGCGCTGGCGCTTGGCTGGGCCAGCCTCGCCCTGCCACGGCTGGCCAGGATCGTCCCGCCGCTCAGCCGCCGCACCTGCGATCGGCTGGCCGTCGCCATGGTGCTGGTGGGCCTGGCTGCGGCGCCGGCCGCCACGCGCGTGGCCCGGTGGAGCGGCGAGGCAACCCTCGATCCGGAGTTCGTCCTCGACCGATTCTCGGCCCTCGACGGCTCGTATCAGCTGCTGCGCAGCCTGCTCAAGACCAACGCGGGTGCCGATGCGGACCTGTACCGCTTTCTCAAGGCCCACTCGACGCTTGGCCGAATTTCGGCGTCGCCGGTTGACGTCAACTTCGTCGATGCCTTCCACGCCACGGCCACCCCGCCCCCTCACGTCTTCCTCTTCATCGTTGACAGCCTGCGGCGTGACTACCTGTCGCCCTACAACGCCGCTGTCACCTTTACGCCGGCCACGCAGGCGTTTGCCGCCGAGTCGGTGGTGTTCGAGCGCGCCTTCAGCCGCTACGGCGCGACCGGGTTGTCGGTGCCCGCCTTGTGGACCGGCGGGATGATGCTGCACAAGCAATACATCGAGCCGTTCTCGCCCATGAACACGCTCGAGAAGCTGCTCGATGGCGCCGGCTACCGGCGCTTCATGAGCGACGACCACCTGGTGAACCTGTTCCGGCCCACGCCGGCGACGACACTCCTGGATCAGCAGATCGACGAGATGGATCACACGGTGTGCGCCACCGTCAGCGAGCTGCAGTCCCGCCTGGATGCGACCACCGGCGACCCACGGCCCATCTTCGCCATGACGCGGCCGCTGCAGTTGCACACGGCGCGCCTGATTCGCGATCCCGCAACCCCGGCCTCGGCTTATCCCGGGTTTGTGCCGGGCTATGCGGCGCAGGTGTCGGCGATGGATCGCTGTTTCGGCGGGTTCATCGGCTATTTGAAGCAGACCGGCCGGTATGACAGAAGCGTGGTGATCCTGACCTCGGATCACGGCGAGTCACTAGGCGAAGACGGCCGCTGGGGTCATGCCTACACGCTCTATCCGGAAGTGGTGCAGATCCCGCTGATCATCCACCTGCCGCCGGCCCTGCGTTCGGCCATGACCGCCGAGCCATCAGCCGTCTCGCTGTCGACCGACGTCACCCCCACGTTGTATGCCCTTGCCGGCCAGCCGCCTCGCGATCTCGGCGACCTGTACGGCGTGCCGCTGTTCACGCCGGCGGGCCAGGCCCCGCCAGTGCGGCGCCGCGACTCATTCCTGTTGTCGTCCAGCTATGGCCCCGTTTACGCGCTGCTCCGCCACAACGGGCGATCGCTCTATATCGCCGATGCCGTGCAAGGCATGGACCTGGCGTTCGAGATGCGGGCGGATGGGCGACTGGAGCGGCAGACGATGACCGATGTGATTCGCACCGTGAACCGGCGGCTCATGCGCGATCACATCGGCCAGATTGCGGCAGAGTACCGGTTCACCCCGGCACCCTGA